The Thiorhodovibrio litoralis genome includes a window with the following:
- the gcvH gene encoding glycine cleavage system protein GcvH, with product MSQVPSDRVYNDSHEWLMDNGDGTATVGISDHAQDALGDLVFVEPPKIGDALSAKEACAVVESVKAASDIYSPISGEVVEVNEELGDSPELINGDAYGAGWIFRLTISEPSEIEELLTAEAYGELIAEEE from the coding sequence ATGAGTCAGGTACCCTCAGATCGAGTTTACAACGACAGCCACGAGTGGCTGATGGATAACGGCGACGGCACCGCCACCGTCGGCATCAGCGACCACGCCCAGGACGCCCTCGGCGATCTGGTCTTCGTCGAGCCGCCCAAGATCGGCGACGCGCTCAGCGCCAAGGAGGCCTGCGCCGTGGTCGAGTCGGTCAAAGCCGCCTCCGACATCTACAGCCCCATCAGCGGCGAAGTTGTGGAAGTTAACGAGGAACTCGGCGACAGCCCTGAGCTGATCAATGGCGACGCCTACGGCGCGGGCTGGATCTTCCGCCTGACGATCAGCGAGCCGAGCGAGATCGAAGAACTGCTCACTGCCGAGGCCTACGGCGAGCTGATCGCCGAGGAAGAGTAG
- the gcvPA gene encoding aminomethyl-transferring glycine dehydrogenase subunit GcvPA: MPFIPHTPEDTTDMLGAIGAASIEELFDEIPAALRAGDIAGLPAELMSPEPEMAVARLMQERARADGEPLCFLGAGAYEHHIPAAVWQIATRGEFYSAYTPYQAEASQGTLQVLYEFQSMMTALTGLDASNASLYDGASALAEAVLMAVRANRKVKDKRVLMPASVHPFYRQTVRSIVRHQGIELVEVPFDPSGGHTTVDALEQAAAGAPFAALVIPQPNVFGVLEEVDSLTDWAHERNALVIGLVNPIALALLSPPGDWGTLREKSGGADIACGEGQPLGMPLASGGPYLGFLCCTQALVRQLPGRIAGKTLDLDGNPGYTLTLQAREQHIRRSKATSNICTNQGLLVTAATIHMSLLGAEGLERVAAACHANTRALTTRLCKIPGVEPIFDRPVFHEQALRLPKPTAQVLKALAAENILGGFDLGRSYPELDGSLLVCATETRTEGDIERFANALENAL; the protein is encoded by the coding sequence ATGCCCTTTATCCCCCACACGCCAGAAGACACGACCGACATGCTCGGCGCCATCGGCGCCGCGAGCATTGAGGAGCTCTTCGACGAAATCCCCGCCGCGCTGCGCGCTGGGGACATTGCCGGTCTGCCCGCGGAGCTGATGAGTCCCGAGCCGGAAATGGCCGTCGCACGCCTGATGCAGGAGCGCGCGCGTGCCGACGGCGAGCCGCTGTGCTTTCTCGGCGCTGGCGCCTATGAGCATCATATTCCCGCCGCCGTGTGGCAGATCGCCACCCGCGGCGAGTTTTACAGCGCCTACACCCCCTATCAGGCCGAGGCTAGCCAGGGCACCCTGCAGGTCCTGTACGAATTCCAGTCCATGATGACTGCCCTGACCGGACTGGATGCCTCCAACGCCTCGCTCTACGACGGCGCCTCCGCCCTGGCCGAGGCGGTGCTGATGGCGGTGCGCGCCAACCGCAAGGTGAAGGACAAGCGGGTACTGATGCCGGCAAGCGTGCATCCCTTCTACCGCCAGACGGTGCGCAGCATCGTGCGCCATCAGGGCATCGAGCTGGTCGAGGTCCCCTTTGACCCGAGCGGCGGCCACACCACGGTCGATGCCCTTGAGCAAGCCGCCGCCGGCGCGCCCTTCGCCGCCTTGGTCATCCCGCAACCGAATGTCTTTGGCGTGCTCGAGGAGGTCGACAGCCTGACCGACTGGGCGCATGAACGCAACGCCTTGGTCATCGGCCTGGTCAATCCCATCGCCCTTGCCCTGCTCAGCCCGCCCGGCGATTGGGGAACCCTAAGAGAGAAATCCGGCGGCGCCGACATCGCCTGCGGCGAAGGTCAGCCGCTCGGCATGCCACTCGCCTCCGGCGGCCCCTACCTGGGTTTTCTGTGCTGCACCCAGGCGCTGGTGCGCCAACTGCCCGGGCGCATCGCCGGCAAGACACTCGACCTCGACGGCAATCCCGGCTACACGCTCACCCTGCAAGCACGCGAGCAGCATATCCGCCGCTCCAAGGCCACCTCCAACATCTGCACCAACCAGGGCCTGCTAGTCACCGCCGCGACCATCCACATGTCCCTGCTCGGCGCCGAAGGCCTCGAGCGCGTCGCCGCCGCCTGCCATGCCAACACCCGCGCCCTGACCACGCGCCTGTGCAAGATACCCGGTGTCGAGCCCATCTTCGACCGCCCGGTGTTCCATGAGCAAGCATTGCGCCTGCCCAAGCCAACCGCGCAAGTGCTAAAGGCGTTGGCAGCCGAAAATATCCTCGGCGGCTTCGACCTCGGCCGCAGCTACCCAGAACTCGACGGCAGCCTTTTAGTGTGCGCCACCGAGACGCGCACCGAAGGCGATATCGAGCGCTTTGCCAACGCCCTTGAGAACGCACTTTAG